From a region of the Panicum virgatum strain AP13 chromosome 2K, P.virgatum_v5, whole genome shotgun sequence genome:
- the LOC120695279 gene encoding WAS/WASL-interacting protein family member 1-like, whose protein sequence is MATPPPAATHLPSPELDCAAPLRRRAPPRLSRPKPTLLVSSSPRASPPPSATPTPPPTPLNLPPFTTSFDPLNMYASSSSAPAIPTGVVIPPGDDDVYFLGDLFAEPCDKGKGILGAGPAPVRDVRLIPKARDIHMVRPSSSASSTAAASSPTGSGASSSRSPPSPLSAPVALPGATTATGGAPNPPPPLAPRDAGAEVDSTEEESMESDDLDDGPEYVEVWVEEGDWEKASQTAFVYLEPLLGAANPTR, encoded by the exons ATGGCGACCCCGCCCCCCGCGGCGAcccacctcccctcccccgAGCTCGACTGCGCCGCCCCACTCCGGCGCCGCGCACCGCCCCGCCTCTCGCGGCCGAAGCCGACGTTGCTCGTGTCGTCAAG CCCccgtgcctcgccgccgccgtccgccacaCCCACGCCGCCACCCACCCCCCTGAACCTCCCACCCTTCACCACGTCCTTCGACCCACTCAACATGTatgcctcctccagctccgccccCGCCATTCCCACTGGAGTGGTGATCCCACCTGGTGACGACGACGTCTACTTCCTGGGTGATCTGTTTGCTGAGCCCTGCGATAAAGGGAAAGGGATCCTGGGCGCGGGTCCTGCCCCGGTGCGTGATGTCCGCTTGATCCCTAAGGCCCGAGACATCCACATGGTGCGCCCCTCCTCCAGCGCGAGCTCCACCGCTGCTGCCTCGAGCCCCACCGGCTCTGGGGCCTCCAGCTCGCGTTCGCCGCCCTCGCCTCTCTCCGCGCCGGTGGCCTTGCCTGGGGCGACTACGGCTACCGGCGGGGCCCCCAACCCCCCGCCTCCTCTGGCGCCGCGGGATGCCGGTGCCGAGGTGGACTCCACGGAAGAAGAGTCCATGGAAAGTGACGACCTTGACGATGGCCCTGAGTACGTCGAGGTCTGGGTGGAGGAAGGGGATTGGGAGAAGGCGTCCCAAACGGCGTTCGTCTACCTCGAGCCTCTGCTTGGCGCCGCCAATCCCACGCGCTGA
- the LOC120675980 gene encoding transcription factor tau subunit sfc1-like isoform X3: protein MATPPSSPTPAPPEPATEPPSPSTITDGAASDTLPAAEAFAVHYPGYPSSPARAARTLGGLPTIAKVRSSDPSARLELRFRPEDPFCHPAFGESRASTGLVLRLSRRKGAAAPRAEVVARVRTAYHFEGMADFQHVVPVHAAQVRKRKRSNSQNDNEHLDKTRHQETDDGDVMMLVPPLFSMKDRPTKIALLPSSNAVSKSMHRGVVQERWEMKVGPTLALPFNIQVVPGKINWEDHVPKNSVDWDWQMAVCKLFDERPVWPRQSLYERLQDDGVHVSQNQFKRLLFRAGYYFSTGPFGKFWIRRGYDPRKDPDSRIYQRIDFRVPPELRNLLRTKDSGSQKWAEMCKLEVMPSQSFIFLQLFELKDNFIQEEIRKPSYQSICSHFTGWFSKPMMKTLRLQVSIRFFSLLPSEEAKSLLRNAHELIERSKKQEALWRSERSKEDKHIDEEAPSTHTGTEDQVGLNKSDSEDVDDEEEEEESNGYDSPPMAEGFRDFNLDDSYALGEGFSNGYLEEVLRSFPLQEDGQNRSADAPNADGSDGEFEIFEQPSDDESDG, encoded by the exons ATGGCTACACCGCCCTCTTCCCCAacccccgcgccgccggagccggcgacCGAGCCGCCGTCTCCGTCCACCATCACAGATGGCGCCGCCTCCGACACGCTCCCGGCGGCCGAGGCCTTCGCGGTGCACTACCCGGGCTACCCCTCATCCCCCGCGCGCGCAGCCCGCACCCTCGGCGGCCTACCCACCATCGCCAAG GTCCGGAGCTCCGACCCCAGCGCCCGACTGGAGCTCCGCTTCCGCCCCGAGGACCCCTTCTGCCACCCGGCCTTCGGCGAGTCCCGCGCCTCCACGGGCCTAGTGCTCCGCCTCTCCAGGCGCAAGGGTGCTGCGGCGCCGCGCGCCGAGGTGGTCGCACGCGTTCGGACCGCCTACCACTTCGAAG GTATGGCAGATTTTCAGCATGTTGTTCCAGTGCATGCTGCACaagtaagaaaaagaaaacggtcAAATTCCCAAAATGATAATGAACATTTAG ATAAGACAAGACATCAGGAAACAGATGATGGAGATGTCATGATGTTGGTACCCCCACTCTTCTCAATGAAGGATAGACCCACAAAGATAGC GCTTCTACCATCATCAAATGCAGTATCTAAAAGCATGCACAGGGGAGTTGTACAAGAACGATGGGAG ATGAAGGTTGGACCAACTCTTGCTCTTCCTTTCAACATTCAAG TTGTTCCGGGGAAGATTAATTGGGAAGACCATGTACCAAAAAATTCAGTAGATTGGGACTGGCAAATGGCTGTCTGCAAATTGTTTGATGAGCGTCCTGTGTGGCCAAGGCAATCACTTTATGAACGGCTGCAAGATGATGGTGTGCATGTCTCACAAAACCAATTCAAAAG GCTCCTGTTTAGAGCTGGATACTACTTCTCTACTGGACCTTTCGGTAAATTCTGGATCAGAAGAGGATATGACCCTCGTAAAGATCCTGACTCTCGAAT ATATCAGAGAATTGATTTTCGTGTGCCTCCTGAGCTAAGGAATCTTCTAAGGACGAAGGATTCTGG ATCTCAAAAGTGGGCAGAGATGTGCAAGCTTGAAGTGATGCCATCTCAGAGTTTCATCTTTCTGCAATTATTTGAATTGAAGGATAACTTTATTCAAGAAGAAATTCGAAAACCTTCTTATCAATCAATTTGTTCA CATTTTACAGGATGGTTTTCTAAGCCAATGATGAAAACTCTGAGGTTGCAAGTGAGCATAAGGTTCTTCTCTTTATTACCTAGTGAAGAGGCAAAAAGCTTGTTGAGGAATGCCCACGAACTTATTGAAAGGTCCAAGAAGCAGGAAGCCCTTTGGAGATCTGAGCGATCAAAAGAGGATAAGCATATTGATGAAG AAGCTCCTTCCACACATACAGGAACTGAGGATCAAGTTGGCCTTAACAAATCTGATAGTGAAGATGTAGAtgacgaagaagaggaagaggagtcgAATGGTTATGATTCTCCACCTATG GCAGAGGGTTTTCGCGATTTCAACTTGGATGATTCCT ATGCCCTCGGTGAAGGCTTCTCCAATGGATACCTTGAAGAAGTGCTGCGCAGCTTTCCATTGCAGGAAGATGGCCAAAACAGATCAGCTGATGCCCCGAATGCTGATGGTAGCGATGGGGAGTTTGAAATTTTCGAACAACCCAGTGACGATGAGTCTGATGGTTAG
- the LOC120675980 gene encoding transcription factor tau subunit sfc1-like isoform X4 has product MATPPSSPTPAPPEPATEPPSPSTITDGAASDTLPAAEAFAVHYPGYPSSPARAARTLGGLPTIAKVRSSDPSARLELRFRPEDPFCHPAFGESRASTGLVLRLSRRKGAAAPRAEVVARVRTAYHFEGMADFQHVVPVHAAQVRKRKRSNSQNDNEHLGSDKTRHQETDDGDVMMLVPPLFSMKDRPTKIALLPSSNAVSKSMHRGVVQERWEMKVGPTLALPFNIQVVPGKINWEDHVPKNSVDWDWQMAVCKLFDERPVWPRQSLYERLQDDGVHVSQNQFKRLLFRAGYYFSTGPFGKFWIRRGYDPRKDPDSRISQKWAEMCKLEVMPSQSFIFLQLFELKDNFIQEEIRKPSYQSICSHFTGWFSKPMMKTLRLQVSIRFFSLLPSEEAKSLLRNAHELIERSKKQEALWRSERSKEDKHIDEEAPSTHTGTEDQVGLNKSDSEDVDDEEEEEESNGYDSPPMAEGFRDFNLDDSYALGEGFSNGYLEEVLRSFPLQEDGQNRSADAPNADGSDGEFEIFEQPSDDESDG; this is encoded by the exons ATGGCTACACCGCCCTCTTCCCCAacccccgcgccgccggagccggcgacCGAGCCGCCGTCTCCGTCCACCATCACAGATGGCGCCGCCTCCGACACGCTCCCGGCGGCCGAGGCCTTCGCGGTGCACTACCCGGGCTACCCCTCATCCCCCGCGCGCGCAGCCCGCACCCTCGGCGGCCTACCCACCATCGCCAAG GTCCGGAGCTCCGACCCCAGCGCCCGACTGGAGCTCCGCTTCCGCCCCGAGGACCCCTTCTGCCACCCGGCCTTCGGCGAGTCCCGCGCCTCCACGGGCCTAGTGCTCCGCCTCTCCAGGCGCAAGGGTGCTGCGGCGCCGCGCGCCGAGGTGGTCGCACGCGTTCGGACCGCCTACCACTTCGAAG GTATGGCAGATTTTCAGCATGTTGTTCCAGTGCATGCTGCACaagtaagaaaaagaaaacggtcAAATTCCCAAAATGATAATGAACATTTAGGTAGTG ATAAGACAAGACATCAGGAAACAGATGATGGAGATGTCATGATGTTGGTACCCCCACTCTTCTCAATGAAGGATAGACCCACAAAGATAGC GCTTCTACCATCATCAAATGCAGTATCTAAAAGCATGCACAGGGGAGTTGTACAAGAACGATGGGAG ATGAAGGTTGGACCAACTCTTGCTCTTCCTTTCAACATTCAAG TTGTTCCGGGGAAGATTAATTGGGAAGACCATGTACCAAAAAATTCAGTAGATTGGGACTGGCAAATGGCTGTCTGCAAATTGTTTGATGAGCGTCCTGTGTGGCCAAGGCAATCACTTTATGAACGGCTGCAAGATGATGGTGTGCATGTCTCACAAAACCAATTCAAAAG GCTCCTGTTTAGAGCTGGATACTACTTCTCTACTGGACCTTTCGGTAAATTCTGGATCAGAAGAGGATATGACCCTCGTAAAGATCCTGACTCTCGAAT ATCTCAAAAGTGGGCAGAGATGTGCAAGCTTGAAGTGATGCCATCTCAGAGTTTCATCTTTCTGCAATTATTTGAATTGAAGGATAACTTTATTCAAGAAGAAATTCGAAAACCTTCTTATCAATCAATTTGTTCA CATTTTACAGGATGGTTTTCTAAGCCAATGATGAAAACTCTGAGGTTGCAAGTGAGCATAAGGTTCTTCTCTTTATTACCTAGTGAAGAGGCAAAAAGCTTGTTGAGGAATGCCCACGAACTTATTGAAAGGTCCAAGAAGCAGGAAGCCCTTTGGAGATCTGAGCGATCAAAAGAGGATAAGCATATTGATGAAG AAGCTCCTTCCACACATACAGGAACTGAGGATCAAGTTGGCCTTAACAAATCTGATAGTGAAGATGTAGAtgacgaagaagaggaagaggagtcgAATGGTTATGATTCTCCACCTATG GCAGAGGGTTTTCGCGATTTCAACTTGGATGATTCCT ATGCCCTCGGTGAAGGCTTCTCCAATGGATACCTTGAAGAAGTGCTGCGCAGCTTTCCATTGCAGGAAGATGGCCAAAACAGATCAGCTGATGCCCCGAATGCTGATGGTAGCGATGGGGAGTTTGAAATTTTCGAACAACCCAGTGACGATGAGTCTGATGGTTAG
- the LOC120675980 gene encoding transcription factor tau subunit sfc1-like isoform X2 → MATPPSSPTPAPPEPATEPPSPSTITDGAASDTLPAAEAFAVHYPGYPSSPARAARTLGGLPTIAKVRSSDPSARLELRFRPEDPFCHPAFGESRASTGLVLRLSRRKGAAAPRAEVVARVRTAYHFEGMADFQHVVPVHAAQVRKRKRSNSQNDNEHLGNKTRHQETDDGDVMMLVPPLFSMKDRPTKIALLPSSNAVSKSMHRGVVQERWEMKVGPTLALPFNIQVVPGKINWEDHVPKNSVDWDWQMAVCKLFDERPVWPRQSLYERLQDDGVHVSQNQFKRLLFRAGYYFSTGPFGKFWIRRGYDPRKDPDSRIYQRIDFRVPPELRNLLRTKDSGSQKWAEMCKLEVMPSQSFIFLQLFELKDNFIQEEIRKPSYQSICSHFTGWFSKPMMKTLRLQVSIRFFSLLPSEEAKSLLRNAHELIERSKKQEALWRSERSKEDKHIDEEAPSTHTGTEDQVGLNKSDSEDVDDEEEEEESNGYDSPPMAEGFRDFNLDDSYALGEGFSNGYLEEVLRSFPLQEDGQNRSADAPNADGSDGEFEIFEQPSDDESDG, encoded by the exons ATGGCTACACCGCCCTCTTCCCCAacccccgcgccgccggagccggcgacCGAGCCGCCGTCTCCGTCCACCATCACAGATGGCGCCGCCTCCGACACGCTCCCGGCGGCCGAGGCCTTCGCGGTGCACTACCCGGGCTACCCCTCATCCCCCGCGCGCGCAGCCCGCACCCTCGGCGGCCTACCCACCATCGCCAAG GTCCGGAGCTCCGACCCCAGCGCCCGACTGGAGCTCCGCTTCCGCCCCGAGGACCCCTTCTGCCACCCGGCCTTCGGCGAGTCCCGCGCCTCCACGGGCCTAGTGCTCCGCCTCTCCAGGCGCAAGGGTGCTGCGGCGCCGCGCGCCGAGGTGGTCGCACGCGTTCGGACCGCCTACCACTTCGAAG GTATGGCAGATTTTCAGCATGTTGTTCCAGTGCATGCTGCACaagtaagaaaaagaaaacggtcAAATTCCCAAAATGATAATGAACATTTAGGTA ATAAGACAAGACATCAGGAAACAGATGATGGAGATGTCATGATGTTGGTACCCCCACTCTTCTCAATGAAGGATAGACCCACAAAGATAGC GCTTCTACCATCATCAAATGCAGTATCTAAAAGCATGCACAGGGGAGTTGTACAAGAACGATGGGAG ATGAAGGTTGGACCAACTCTTGCTCTTCCTTTCAACATTCAAG TTGTTCCGGGGAAGATTAATTGGGAAGACCATGTACCAAAAAATTCAGTAGATTGGGACTGGCAAATGGCTGTCTGCAAATTGTTTGATGAGCGTCCTGTGTGGCCAAGGCAATCACTTTATGAACGGCTGCAAGATGATGGTGTGCATGTCTCACAAAACCAATTCAAAAG GCTCCTGTTTAGAGCTGGATACTACTTCTCTACTGGACCTTTCGGTAAATTCTGGATCAGAAGAGGATATGACCCTCGTAAAGATCCTGACTCTCGAAT ATATCAGAGAATTGATTTTCGTGTGCCTCCTGAGCTAAGGAATCTTCTAAGGACGAAGGATTCTGG ATCTCAAAAGTGGGCAGAGATGTGCAAGCTTGAAGTGATGCCATCTCAGAGTTTCATCTTTCTGCAATTATTTGAATTGAAGGATAACTTTATTCAAGAAGAAATTCGAAAACCTTCTTATCAATCAATTTGTTCA CATTTTACAGGATGGTTTTCTAAGCCAATGATGAAAACTCTGAGGTTGCAAGTGAGCATAAGGTTCTTCTCTTTATTACCTAGTGAAGAGGCAAAAAGCTTGTTGAGGAATGCCCACGAACTTATTGAAAGGTCCAAGAAGCAGGAAGCCCTTTGGAGATCTGAGCGATCAAAAGAGGATAAGCATATTGATGAAG AAGCTCCTTCCACACATACAGGAACTGAGGATCAAGTTGGCCTTAACAAATCTGATAGTGAAGATGTAGAtgacgaagaagaggaagaggagtcgAATGGTTATGATTCTCCACCTATG GCAGAGGGTTTTCGCGATTTCAACTTGGATGATTCCT ATGCCCTCGGTGAAGGCTTCTCCAATGGATACCTTGAAGAAGTGCTGCGCAGCTTTCCATTGCAGGAAGATGGCCAAAACAGATCAGCTGATGCCCCGAATGCTGATGGTAGCGATGGGGAGTTTGAAATTTTCGAACAACCCAGTGACGATGAGTCTGATGGTTAG
- the LOC120675980 gene encoding transcription factor tau subunit sfc1-like isoform X1: protein MATPPSSPTPAPPEPATEPPSPSTITDGAASDTLPAAEAFAVHYPGYPSSPARAARTLGGLPTIAKVRSSDPSARLELRFRPEDPFCHPAFGESRASTGLVLRLSRRKGAAAPRAEVVARVRTAYHFEGMADFQHVVPVHAAQVRKRKRSNSQNDNEHLGSDKTRHQETDDGDVMMLVPPLFSMKDRPTKIALLPSSNAVSKSMHRGVVQERWEMKVGPTLALPFNIQVVPGKINWEDHVPKNSVDWDWQMAVCKLFDERPVWPRQSLYERLQDDGVHVSQNQFKRLLFRAGYYFSTGPFGKFWIRRGYDPRKDPDSRIYQRIDFRVPPELRNLLRTKDSGSQKWAEMCKLEVMPSQSFIFLQLFELKDNFIQEEIRKPSYQSICSHFTGWFSKPMMKTLRLQVSIRFFSLLPSEEAKSLLRNAHELIERSKKQEALWRSERSKEDKHIDEEAPSTHTGTEDQVGLNKSDSEDVDDEEEEEESNGYDSPPMAEGFRDFNLDDSYALGEGFSNGYLEEVLRSFPLQEDGQNRSADAPNADGSDGEFEIFEQPSDDESDG, encoded by the exons ATGGCTACACCGCCCTCTTCCCCAacccccgcgccgccggagccggcgacCGAGCCGCCGTCTCCGTCCACCATCACAGATGGCGCCGCCTCCGACACGCTCCCGGCGGCCGAGGCCTTCGCGGTGCACTACCCGGGCTACCCCTCATCCCCCGCGCGCGCAGCCCGCACCCTCGGCGGCCTACCCACCATCGCCAAG GTCCGGAGCTCCGACCCCAGCGCCCGACTGGAGCTCCGCTTCCGCCCCGAGGACCCCTTCTGCCACCCGGCCTTCGGCGAGTCCCGCGCCTCCACGGGCCTAGTGCTCCGCCTCTCCAGGCGCAAGGGTGCTGCGGCGCCGCGCGCCGAGGTGGTCGCACGCGTTCGGACCGCCTACCACTTCGAAG GTATGGCAGATTTTCAGCATGTTGTTCCAGTGCATGCTGCACaagtaagaaaaagaaaacggtcAAATTCCCAAAATGATAATGAACATTTAGGTAGTG ATAAGACAAGACATCAGGAAACAGATGATGGAGATGTCATGATGTTGGTACCCCCACTCTTCTCAATGAAGGATAGACCCACAAAGATAGC GCTTCTACCATCATCAAATGCAGTATCTAAAAGCATGCACAGGGGAGTTGTACAAGAACGATGGGAG ATGAAGGTTGGACCAACTCTTGCTCTTCCTTTCAACATTCAAG TTGTTCCGGGGAAGATTAATTGGGAAGACCATGTACCAAAAAATTCAGTAGATTGGGACTGGCAAATGGCTGTCTGCAAATTGTTTGATGAGCGTCCTGTGTGGCCAAGGCAATCACTTTATGAACGGCTGCAAGATGATGGTGTGCATGTCTCACAAAACCAATTCAAAAG GCTCCTGTTTAGAGCTGGATACTACTTCTCTACTGGACCTTTCGGTAAATTCTGGATCAGAAGAGGATATGACCCTCGTAAAGATCCTGACTCTCGAAT ATATCAGAGAATTGATTTTCGTGTGCCTCCTGAGCTAAGGAATCTTCTAAGGACGAAGGATTCTGG ATCTCAAAAGTGGGCAGAGATGTGCAAGCTTGAAGTGATGCCATCTCAGAGTTTCATCTTTCTGCAATTATTTGAATTGAAGGATAACTTTATTCAAGAAGAAATTCGAAAACCTTCTTATCAATCAATTTGTTCA CATTTTACAGGATGGTTTTCTAAGCCAATGATGAAAACTCTGAGGTTGCAAGTGAGCATAAGGTTCTTCTCTTTATTACCTAGTGAAGAGGCAAAAAGCTTGTTGAGGAATGCCCACGAACTTATTGAAAGGTCCAAGAAGCAGGAAGCCCTTTGGAGATCTGAGCGATCAAAAGAGGATAAGCATATTGATGAAG AAGCTCCTTCCACACATACAGGAACTGAGGATCAAGTTGGCCTTAACAAATCTGATAGTGAAGATGTAGAtgacgaagaagaggaagaggagtcgAATGGTTATGATTCTCCACCTATG GCAGAGGGTTTTCGCGATTTCAACTTGGATGATTCCT ATGCCCTCGGTGAAGGCTTCTCCAATGGATACCTTGAAGAAGTGCTGCGCAGCTTTCCATTGCAGGAAGATGGCCAAAACAGATCAGCTGATGCCCCGAATGCTGATGGTAGCGATGGGGAGTTTGAAATTTTCGAACAACCCAGTGACGATGAGTCTGATGGTTAG